One Lacticaseibacillus rhamnosus genomic window carries:
- a CDS encoding lipoate--protein ligase family protein, with the protein MDLTSLAGQQAAIFQQDFTKDEALLSFAHTNALLAHPELHPPLMLHFWTAEQTVILGMQDLKLPQLGHGLPVLSSEQYGVFVRNSGGLAVIADSGVLNVSLFLPNETRLTIDTAYELMTSLFRTAFPALKIATSEITHSYCPGKYDLSVGGQKFAGMAQRRNQAGVVVMLYCSIFGDQNARCDLLRRFYRAGHASASPHFTFPLIRSETMTTLSDLLDRPLTRNEAILAILNALATYGIAADMNSMPAILRDPAYHQALAAATADLRTRNRNLKKMGEHHAI; encoded by the coding sequence ATGGACCTAACGTCGCTGGCTGGTCAGCAAGCAGCCATCTTCCAGCAAGACTTCACCAAAGATGAGGCGCTGCTCAGCTTTGCCCACACCAATGCGTTATTAGCCCATCCCGAGCTCCATCCACCGCTGATGCTGCATTTCTGGACGGCTGAACAAACCGTCATTCTCGGTATGCAAGATTTAAAGTTACCACAATTGGGGCATGGGCTGCCAGTCCTGAGCAGCGAACAATATGGCGTCTTTGTCCGCAATTCCGGTGGGCTAGCGGTGATTGCCGACAGCGGCGTTTTGAATGTCTCGCTTTTTTTACCCAATGAAACGCGCCTGACCATCGATACTGCTTATGAGCTTATGACGTCACTATTTCGGACAGCATTTCCAGCGCTGAAAATTGCCACCAGTGAAATCACGCATTCCTATTGTCCCGGCAAATACGATTTGAGTGTCGGCGGCCAAAAATTCGCCGGCATGGCCCAGCGCCGGAATCAGGCCGGGGTGGTCGTGATGCTTTATTGCAGCATTTTCGGTGATCAAAATGCTCGCTGCGATTTACTACGTCGATTTTATCGGGCTGGACATGCCAGCGCCAGTCCCCATTTCACTTTTCCGCTTATCCGTTCAGAAACGATGACCACCCTTAGCGATTTACTTGATCGGCCACTGACGCGTAATGAGGCGATTCTTGCCATATTGAATGCCTTAGCAACTTACGGCATCGCAGCCGACATGAACTCGATGCCGGCAATATTGCGCGATCCTGCTTACCATCAAGCGCTCGCTGCAGCCACCGCCGATTTACGTACACGCAATCGCAACTT
- a CDS encoding DUF1934 domain-containing protein, with protein sequence MDLSQGVPIQIHLETFVTQGDDQETHVFDEPGTLVQMGNALYIRYQEVDEDAGTSMPVTMKLREDGDIQLSRGSSNGDTQLKLFFADEKRVLTRYRTPYGIIPVETVTPRIDVRMTTEPVAGEIYVEYELFANRQHLGNYRLRLQFKA encoded by the coding sequence ATGGATCTTTCACAAGGAGTGCCGATTCAGATTCACCTTGAAACGTTTGTGACGCAAGGTGATGATCAGGAGACACATGTTTTTGATGAACCTGGAACGTTGGTACAGATGGGGAACGCACTTTATATTCGCTATCAGGAAGTGGACGAGGATGCAGGAACGAGCATGCCGGTCACGATGAAACTGCGCGAAGACGGTGATATTCAACTTTCGCGTGGCAGCAGTAATGGCGATACCCAGTTGAAACTGTTTTTTGCGGATGAAAAACGGGTTTTGACCCGCTATCGGACGCCATACGGTATTATTCCGGTTGAAACGGTGACACCTCGGATTGATGTGCGAATGACCACGGAACCGGTTGCGGGTGAAATTTATGTTGAGTATGAGCTTTTTGCCAATCGCCAACATTTAGGAAATTATCGGTTGCGATTGCAATTTAAGGCCTGA